From Chlamydiifrater volucris, one genomic window encodes:
- a CDS encoding SycD/LcrH family type III secretion system chaperone — protein MKERASKNSKSSNKPSASFNKKQRSRLAEIAAQKKINAEELKQNQPLPTEEQTKQALMNILQGVGEGRTLQDILGLSDFLLEEIYTIAYSFYSQGKYMEAVGLFQLLTASKPACYKYTLGLSSCYHQLKMYNEAAFGFFLAFDSQPDNPIPPYYIADSLMKADMPEESNNFLEITMDICGDKPEFKILKERCYIMKDSLSKMLGKEEKKGKPKASSPKGNSTKSKKSKKSS, from the coding sequence ATGAAAGAACGTGCATCTAAAAATTCCAAATCCTCTAATAAACCTTCTGCTTCTTTTAATAAAAAACAACGAAGCCGATTAGCAGAAATTGCTGCACAAAAAAAAATCAACGCAGAAGAGTTAAAACAGAATCAACCCTTGCCCACGGAAGAACAAACCAAGCAAGCCCTAATGAATATTTTACAAGGGGTCGGCGAAGGACGAACTCTACAGGACATCTTGGGGTTATCAGATTTCCTCCTAGAAGAAATTTACACTATCGCCTACAGCTTCTACTCTCAAGGTAAATACATGGAAGCTGTCGGTTTATTCCAACTACTTACTGCTTCTAAACCTGCTTGCTACAAATACACACTCGGGCTTAGCTCCTGCTACCACCAATTGAAAATGTATAACGAGGCTGCCTTCGGATTCTTTCTCGCTTTCGACTCTCAACCAGACAATCCTATCCCACCTTACTACATTGCCGACAGTCTAATGAAAGCCGATATGCCAGAAGAGTCTAATAATTTCTTAGAAATAACCATGGATATCTGCGGAGACAAGCCAGAGTTCAAAATCTTAAAAGAACGCTGCTACATTATGAAAGATTCTCTGAGCAAAATGCTTGGTAAAGAAGAGAAAAAAGGTAAACCGAAAGCTTCTTCTCCAAAAGGGAATTCTACTAAGAGCAAAAAATCTAAAAAATCCTCTTAA
- a CDS encoding M24 family metallopeptidase, which translates to MGSNVRIQAARKLLEQLGVDAVLIDNQIDLEYLTYDSVSSGKLLITQNSATLYVALIDKDMYPSVPGVRVEVCAPKYMRVFSEKIRGKYARLGFDGADTSYRAFHDLSSLDCELVPLSFFSEQLRAIKDDQEIKLMREAALLGSRGWDYILSLLEEGVSEKDLAYALHVFWVKEGAEGFSFDPIIAFGSNAALPHAKPSERRLQRGDIIIADIGVKWKGYCSDMTRTIAFGEPLGELCEAYTAVAEAQAVGIAACKEGALCGDIHNEVVSVLESRGLNEFFIHGTGHGVGREVHEYPYLSIANATSFVPLQPGMIVTVEPGLYFPGKGGIRLEDSVLITKEGAVSITDRAVSKEIPILN; encoded by the coding sequence ATGGGTAGTAATGTTCGGATCCAGGCTGCAAGGAAACTGTTAGAGCAGCTAGGTGTGGATGCTGTGCTGATTGATAATCAGATAGATTTGGAGTATCTCACTTATGACAGTGTATCTTCAGGGAAACTGCTAATCACTCAAAACTCCGCTACTCTTTATGTGGCTTTGATAGATAAGGATATGTACCCCTCCGTGCCTGGGGTCAGGGTAGAAGTCTGTGCACCCAAGTATATGAGAGTTTTTTCCGAGAAAATTCGAGGTAAATACGCAAGGTTAGGGTTTGACGGAGCGGATACTTCTTATCGGGCTTTTCATGACCTATCTTCTTTAGATTGTGAGTTAGTTCCACTTTCCTTTTTTTCTGAGCAGCTTAGAGCTATCAAGGATGACCAAGAGATTAAGCTTATGAGAGAAGCAGCGTTGTTAGGTTCTCGGGGGTGGGATTATATTTTGTCGCTTTTAGAAGAAGGTGTTTCTGAGAAAGATTTAGCATATGCCTTGCACGTTTTTTGGGTTAAGGAAGGTGCTGAGGGTTTCTCGTTCGACCCAATTATTGCTTTTGGTTCCAATGCCGCTCTTCCTCATGCGAAACCCTCAGAAAGGAGATTACAGAGAGGTGATATCATCATTGCGGACATAGGTGTTAAATGGAAGGGATATTGTTCCGATATGACTCGTACAATAGCTTTTGGAGAACCTTTAGGGGAGCTTTGTGAAGCGTATACTGCTGTAGCAGAAGCTCAGGCTGTTGGAATTGCTGCTTGCAAGGAGGGTGCTCTATGTGGCGATATCCACAATGAGGTAGTTAGCGTTCTCGAAAGTAGAGGGTTAAATGAATTTTTTATTCATGGAACCGGTCACGGGGTGGGAAGGGAAGTTCATGAATATCCTTACCTTTCTATAGCTAACGCCACATCTTTTGTCCCTCTTCAACCCGGGATGATTGTTACAGTTGAGCCTGGGTTGTATTTCCCAGGAAAGGGCGGTATTCGTTTGGAAGATTCAGTGCTTATTACTAAAGAAGGGGCCGTTAGTATAACCGATAGGGCCGTTTCTAAGGAAATTCCTATATTAAATTAA
- a CDS encoding secretin N-terminal domain-containing protein translates to MRKRKSLCFAMLVAMLLSQVNSLQGLTIAEKKNSFQGKEAASSGSAGRNSVNSFNKEIKGLNQHLSSLYAEVWEQKSRGVSEELLLHFVDEIAEVKEKIQVLQSLWVEEMKEVEEDAEGYVLWHQPDASIYNLVADYGGEGKIYLIPKEIGSIRVSALSSLSVPKECSEESLELLLSRLGIGVREVSPFIRELYRMQSTALSSVAGLFFNRAELSILPAQAYVGFAISSRNPDIKIDTEILNKFSNPETIRIEVIGGQPFIFGTVGEVSELLKIYDFIASDCVQQEVKLISLSKLEADEMVTILKAAFREDFAKDNNEGSASKLSVVPLQYRARTLFLSGNSGLVHRAVKLIKELEDEVESPSDKTVFWYNVKHSDPEELATLLSRVYNVFKDKESNMVFAGDEKTVSALPVAKEIRVDPRATPSKPKSARDSGNLGNFIVDDKTGTLIMVVEKEALPQIKMLLKKLDVPKKMIRIEVLLFERKLSRQHSSGLNLLRLGEELGKKSLSTGVNYDASKGILEFLIGGKTSSSLLPGYDLAYQFLMAQEDVRINANPSVITMNQTPATIAVVEEMSIAVAADNNTSQYNRAQYGVMIKILPTVNIGDVENENGKHYITLETDITFDTTGKNHNDRPDVTRRHVTNRVRIADGETVIIGGLHCKHSADSREGIPFLGDIPGIGKLFGMSASTENNTEMFVFITPKILDVASEGEENLAQIQRLSCRPGEGEEYRVALRSAEKVAEQNVRRKIEKSLDEDSLDLFALSSEGLEYDGKY, encoded by the coding sequence ATGAGAAAACGAAAAAGTTTATGTTTCGCAATGCTTGTAGCCATGCTCCTTTCTCAAGTAAATTCTTTGCAAGGGCTCACCATTGCGGAAAAGAAAAATTCTTTTCAAGGAAAGGAGGCAGCCTCTTCCGGCAGTGCTGGTAGGAACAGCGTAAATTCATTTAATAAGGAGATCAAAGGACTTAATCAACATTTGAGCTCTTTATATGCTGAAGTTTGGGAGCAGAAAAGTCGCGGAGTTTCAGAAGAATTACTTCTGCATTTTGTTGATGAGATTGCGGAAGTCAAGGAAAAAATACAAGTTCTTCAATCCTTGTGGGTTGAAGAGATGAAAGAAGTAGAAGAAGACGCTGAAGGATATGTTCTTTGGCACCAGCCCGATGCTTCTATTTACAATCTAGTAGCAGATTATGGAGGCGAAGGGAAGATATATCTCATTCCAAAGGAAATTGGTAGTATACGCGTTTCTGCTTTGTCTAGTCTTAGTGTTCCTAAGGAATGTTCGGAAGAGTCGTTAGAGTTGCTTTTAAGCAGGCTAGGGATAGGGGTTAGAGAAGTTTCGCCTTTCATTCGAGAACTATATCGGATGCAAAGTACAGCGCTATCGTCTGTCGCGGGGTTGTTTTTCAACCGTGCGGAATTATCTATTCTTCCCGCTCAAGCATATGTCGGCTTCGCTATTTCTTCTCGTAATCCTGATATAAAAATTGATACAGAGATTCTTAATAAATTTTCAAATCCAGAAACTATTCGTATAGAAGTCATAGGAGGTCAACCTTTCATCTTCGGCACTGTCGGAGAAGTATCTGAGCTTTTAAAGATCTATGATTTCATAGCTTCGGATTGCGTACAACAAGAAGTCAAACTAATTTCTTTGTCCAAGTTAGAAGCGGATGAAATGGTTACCATTTTGAAAGCTGCTTTTAGAGAGGACTTTGCCAAAGACAACAACGAAGGGAGCGCTTCAAAGCTCAGCGTAGTGCCCTTACAGTATAGAGCGAGAACACTTTTTTTAAGTGGAAATTCAGGATTAGTTCATAGGGCTGTTAAACTGATCAAGGAATTGGAGGACGAAGTAGAGAGCCCGTCTGACAAAACAGTGTTTTGGTACAACGTTAAGCATTCTGATCCGGAGGAACTGGCTACGTTACTATCTCGAGTTTACAATGTTTTTAAAGACAAAGAATCCAATATGGTTTTTGCGGGGGATGAAAAGACAGTTTCAGCTTTGCCTGTGGCAAAAGAAATTCGAGTGGATCCTAGGGCGACTCCGTCCAAACCAAAAAGCGCCCGAGATTCAGGGAATTTAGGGAATTTCATCGTAGATGATAAGACGGGGACTTTGATCATGGTTGTGGAGAAGGAGGCTTTACCACAGATCAAGATGCTTCTGAAAAAGTTAGACGTCCCTAAAAAGATGATTCGAATAGAAGTGCTCCTTTTTGAAAGGAAACTATCTCGGCAACATTCATCAGGGTTAAATCTTCTTAGATTGGGAGAAGAATTGGGTAAAAAGAGCTTGTCCACAGGTGTTAATTACGATGCGTCTAAGGGGATTTTAGAATTTTTAATAGGAGGAAAAACTTCTTCTTCTCTTTTGCCCGGATATGATTTGGCTTACCAATTCTTGATGGCCCAGGAGGACGTCAGAATAAATGCAAATCCATCTGTCATTACAATGAACCAAACTCCGGCGACTATAGCTGTTGTTGAAGAAATGTCCATAGCTGTCGCAGCGGATAACAACACTTCTCAGTATAACAGGGCTCAGTATGGAGTGATGATTAAGATTTTACCTACCGTCAATATAGGTGACGTAGAGAACGAAAATGGGAAACATTACATCACCCTGGAAACAGACATAACGTTTGATACTACTGGGAAGAATCACAATGACCGTCCCGACGTTACTCGTCGACACGTTACTAATAGAGTTCGCATTGCAGATGGGGAGACAGTTATCATAGGCGGTCTTCATTGCAAGCATAGTGCTGATTCAAGAGAAGGCATACCGTTTTTGGGGGATATTCCGGGTATAGGTAAATTATTTGGAATGAGTGCGTCGACAGAAAACAACACAGAGATGTTCGTTTTCATCACACCCAAAATTTTAGATGTTGCCTCTGAGGGAGAGGAAAATTTGGCGCAGATCCAACGACTTTCTTGTAGACCAGGAGAAGGTGAGGAATATCGTGTTGCTTTGAGAAGTGCCGAAAAAGTTGCCGAACAGAACGTGAGAAGGAAAATTGAAAAATCCTTAGATGAAGACTCTTTAGACTTGTTTGCTCTGTCAAGTGAGGGGTTGGAGTATGATGGAAAATACTAG
- a CDS encoding GspE/PulE family protein — translation MMENTRESSSSSRRDVKDIRVSSALLEKVPYHFLKKHFLLILEERDAEIVIATSNPVNYFVIDQLKLLVGKSIIIQESSEELVLEGLRELYRPDDEGTSKFLSQMASVKTENIENIEDLLDKRGEDVPIIRFLNLIFKEAIEQRASDIHFEPTEQGVVVRYRIDGMLYERHTSSAEFKSSLITRIKVLAKLDIAERRLPQDGRIKLHIGGREVDMRVSTVPVINGERIVLRILDKQNIILDIDALGMPANMGAAFKDLISYPEGIILVTGPTGSGKTTTLYSVLKHLSGGFTNIMTIEDPPEYKLPNISQIAVKPKIGLTFSQGLRHLLRQDPDVLMVGEIRDVETAEIAIQAALTGHLVVSTLHTNDAISAIPRLVDMGIEPYLLSATVIGVVAQRLVRRVCPHCRELQPINEIEKSFLSQQLPKTRKKCSRLVRGKGCEHCFGAGYKHRHGIYELLRPDAIFRSEVASRSPYHVLKSAAEQGGFCSLVHHGVELILSGETTVDEVLRVTKKYD, via the coding sequence ATGATGGAAAATACTAGAGAAAGTTCTTCTAGCTCTAGAAGAGACGTCAAAGATATCCGAGTTTCTTCTGCTTTGCTAGAGAAAGTTCCTTATCATTTTCTAAAGAAGCATTTTCTGTTGATTTTGGAGGAAAGGGACGCAGAGATTGTTATTGCAACGAGCAATCCAGTAAATTACTTCGTGATAGATCAGCTAAAGCTCTTGGTTGGAAAGTCTATAATAATTCAAGAGTCTTCGGAAGAGTTAGTACTAGAAGGTCTTAGAGAACTATACCGACCTGATGATGAAGGGACCTCGAAATTTCTCTCACAGATGGCCTCAGTGAAGACAGAAAATATAGAGAATATCGAGGATCTTCTAGATAAAAGAGGGGAAGACGTCCCTATTATTAGATTTTTAAATCTAATTTTTAAAGAGGCCATAGAACAGAGAGCTTCAGATATCCACTTTGAGCCCACAGAACAGGGTGTAGTGGTTCGCTACCGGATTGATGGGATGTTATACGAGAGGCATACATCTTCGGCTGAGTTTAAGTCTTCTTTAATTACCCGTATTAAAGTGTTAGCGAAACTTGATATTGCGGAGAGAAGGCTTCCTCAAGACGGAAGGATAAAGCTACATATTGGTGGCAGGGAGGTGGATATGAGAGTGAGTACAGTTCCCGTCATCAATGGAGAGAGGATTGTTCTCAGAATTCTTGATAAACAGAATATAATTTTGGACATCGACGCTTTAGGAATGCCCGCTAACATGGGCGCTGCTTTCAAGGATCTTATTTCTTATCCTGAAGGGATTATCTTGGTAACAGGGCCAACAGGGAGTGGTAAGACAACAACTTTATATAGTGTTTTAAAACATCTTTCTGGTGGTTTTACGAACATTATGACGATAGAAGATCCTCCAGAGTATAAATTGCCCAATATTTCTCAGATAGCGGTCAAACCCAAAATAGGGCTCACGTTTTCTCAGGGACTTCGTCATTTGCTTCGGCAGGATCCTGATGTCTTAATGGTCGGGGAAATTAGGGACGTCGAAACAGCAGAAATAGCCATCCAAGCTGCCTTAACAGGACATTTAGTTGTAAGCACGTTGCACACAAATGATGCTATTTCTGCTATACCCCGTTTAGTGGATATGGGAATAGAACCCTATTTGCTGTCTGCGACGGTGATAGGGGTCGTAGCTCAACGATTGGTAAGGCGAGTCTGCCCTCATTGTAGAGAGCTACAACCGATAAACGAGATAGAAAAATCCTTTTTGTCACAGCAGCTTCCGAAAACTAGGAAAAAATGTTCTCGTCTAGTGCGGGGGAAAGGTTGTGAGCACTGTTTTGGAGCCGGGTATAAGCACCGTCATGGGATTTATGAGTTACTACGCCCAGATGCTATTTTTCGTTCGGAAGTAGCTTCAAGAAGCCCCTACCATGTGTTGAAATCCGCAGCTGAGCAAGGAGGGTTCTGTTCGTTAGTTCATCATGGAGTAGAACTGATTCTCTCTGGAGAGACTACTGTAGATGAAGTGTTAAGAGTCACTAAAAAGTATGATTGA
- a CDS encoding type II secretion system F family protein, translating to MPRYMYTFLNKEEKTKRGFIEASSLEEAKENLHRQGLMILGVKEKRVWIKQSPKARDVITFSQQLALLLKSGLPLYESLISLEDRYQGQPLGRVVTAFARRIREGAPLSEAMAEFPDIFDEFYRGNIIAGEVSGALDEVLSRLAMVLERRAKFKSSIISALAYPMTLIVFSFGVIIFFLLGVVPSLKEVLENAEKNTLTQCVFGVSDFCCQYKTFLGGIFLVLGSVFFFLRKQIPFLRYAEILVMKTAFLRTLCVKSLLGEFFILVSSVLKGGSSLIKGLEIGQQAIAFRCIREDIAEVAEAIVSGGTLSTALQTKSWVPKLVIHMTALGEETGELPELLACLGNMYVDDTQKTLNVLATWCQPVILVCLGGVIGIIMLAILLPLTSSVSI from the coding sequence ATGCCCCGGTACATGTATACCTTCCTCAACAAAGAAGAAAAAACAAAGAGAGGTTTTATAGAAGCCTCTTCTCTTGAAGAAGCCAAAGAGAATTTGCATCGTCAGGGACTAATGATTCTTGGTGTAAAGGAGAAGCGTGTATGGATAAAGCAATCTCCTAAAGCGCGAGATGTAATAACGTTTTCTCAACAGCTAGCCCTTCTTTTAAAATCCGGTCTTCCTCTTTATGAGAGTTTAATTTCTTTAGAGGATCGTTACCAAGGTCAACCGCTGGGGCGTGTAGTAACAGCATTTGCTCGTAGAATCAGGGAAGGGGCGCCCTTATCCGAAGCTATGGCGGAATTTCCGGATATTTTTGATGAATTTTATAGGGGAAATATTATTGCCGGAGAAGTTTCAGGAGCTTTGGACGAGGTGTTAAGTCGATTAGCAATGGTTTTGGAACGAAGGGCTAAGTTTAAGAGCAGCATAATTTCTGCTTTGGCATATCCCATGACTCTGATTGTTTTTTCCTTTGGAGTGATAATATTTTTTCTCTTGGGGGTTGTTCCTTCTTTGAAAGAAGTTTTAGAAAATGCAGAGAAAAATACGCTGACGCAATGCGTGTTTGGAGTTAGTGATTTTTGTTGTCAGTACAAAACTTTTCTGGGGGGGATCTTTCTTGTTTTAGGATCAGTATTCTTTTTTTTACGAAAACAAATTCCTTTTCTGCGTTACGCAGAGATCCTTGTTATGAAAACAGCCTTTTTGCGAACGTTGTGTGTAAAAAGTCTTTTAGGAGAGTTCTTTATTCTCGTAAGTTCTGTACTGAAGGGAGGAAGTTCGTTGATCAAGGGGTTAGAAATTGGTCAGCAAGCAATAGCTTTCCGTTGTATTCGAGAGGATATAGCGGAGGTTGCGGAGGCGATTGTTTCTGGGGGGACACTGAGTACAGCTCTGCAAACTAAATCATGGGTTCCTAAGCTCGTGATACATATGACAGCTTTGGGAGAAGAAACAGGCGAGTTGCCAGAACTATTGGCTTGCTTGGGAAATATGTACGTTGACGATACTCAAAAGACACTGAATGTGTTGGCAACTTGGTGTCAGCCAGTGATCCTCGTCTGTTTAGGGGGTGTCATTGGAATTATTATGTTAGCAATATTGTTACCGCTTACAAGTAGCGTTAGTATTTAA
- a CDS encoding type II secretion system protein, producing the protein MHKQKRIKRAITLIEMMVVICLIGIIGGALAFNMKGSINKGKVFQTEQNCAKVYDILMMEYALSSDTLEDIVRNKKRIIEESALGKDSSKLLTDAWGEELVVKVCDGGEDLEVYSKKARALSKTTR; encoded by the coding sequence GTGCACAAACAGAAACGAATTAAGAGAGCAATCACCTTGATAGAAATGATGGTCGTGATTTGCTTGATAGGAATCATTGGTGGAGCTCTCGCTTTCAACATGAAAGGTAGTATTAATAAAGGTAAAGTATTTCAAACTGAGCAGAACTGCGCCAAAGTTTATGACATTCTTATGATGGAATATGCATTAAGTTCTGATACTTTAGAAGATATTGTTCGGAATAAGAAGCGTATAATAGAAGAGTCAGCTTTAGGAAAAGATTCTAGTAAATTATTGACAGATGCTTGGGGGGAAGAGCTAGTTGTTAAAGTTTGCGATGGTGGAGAGGATCTTGAAGTATATTCTAAAAAAGCTAGGGCACTTTCTAAAACCACTCGGTAG
- a CDS encoding DUF1494 domain-containing protein has product MFFREKVKRSFLLTEVVVCLSLMIILLGSIGFWQLLVVKKHERHKEICKMFEDESLAYKRLRAVFGAIVGDLSLTPKEKTICSFIFDRGVYKVPALSGNVYGSLVYDEEEGVLSLVIQSQNSPDLVEESYLLSNVSSLTLVPIFNLNDVPLKDERLGMPSFITFNLSRKATKYTASRNFSFTVASGR; this is encoded by the coding sequence GTGTTTTTTAGGGAAAAGGTCAAAAGATCCTTTTTGTTAACAGAGGTTGTGGTTTGTCTTTCTCTAATGATAATACTGTTAGGGAGTATTGGTTTTTGGCAGCTGCTGGTTGTCAAGAAGCATGAAAGGCATAAAGAAATTTGTAAAATGTTTGAAGATGAAAGTTTAGCTTATAAACGCTTACGAGCGGTTTTTGGTGCTATTGTTGGAGATCTTTCATTAACCCCCAAAGAAAAAACTATATGTTCTTTCATTTTTGATAGAGGGGTTTATAAAGTTCCCGCTCTCTCAGGCAATGTGTATGGTTCATTAGTATATGATGAGGAAGAGGGTGTGTTGTCTCTTGTAATCCAATCTCAGAATTCTCCAGACCTTGTAGAAGAAAGTTATCTCCTTAGTAATGTGTCTTCCCTTACGTTGGTGCCGATATTCAATTTAAATGATGTTCCTCTTAAAGATGAGCGCTTGGGCATGCCCTCTTTCATAACATTTAACTTATCCCGAAAGGCTACAAAATACACTGCTTCAAGAAATTTTTCTTTTACTGTAGCTTCGGGTAGGTAG